From the genome of Labeo rohita strain BAU-BD-2019 chromosome 12, IGBB_LRoh.1.0, whole genome shotgun sequence:
tagactaaatgtgaacatgcattaattcatctcactcacaaaaaacagattcagtattcctcaaaacgaacaaaaacagtgaaatgcaaactcagaatatgacgcaaacctgcaataattaaatatgttaaataaaacaaatatcctttatgcatttaatcccattttattaaccagtgtctttgctgctgaccttcgatgatgcaattcagctgtactaataagcaaaaattactttagatgtACTTTTCTCTCAGCCTGAGatgaattaatttcacttttgatgtaaaagggcttttacactagaattgttttatattaaaaacaaagaagcaagccctgcccagatttaaaaagtaatgcaaaagtagtGTGACGCATTACTGTCCAtgaaaagtaatgtaattagttactttttcggggagtaacgcaaaattgtaatgcattacttttaaaagtaactttccccaacactgacagCACtgcagtgatactaaaataagacTGGAATGAAGTGAAGCGACATGTGATCAGCACATGAACACACAGGAATATTTCCCAGCAGCCTGTCTAATCAGCACAGTTCATTCCCATGATGCacctgtgttgtgttgtgttgtgttgttcaGTACGCGTGTGACGTCCAAGCCGAGGTGGTGGGAAAACCATCAGCTAAGTTCTTCCAGACAGTCCTCAATGACATGAAGCTCCAGCCGCAtgaggtcacacacacacacacacacacacacacacacacacattcaataTCTGTTGATTTGTTGGTGTATTCAGATGCAAATGCAGATGGAAGACTGTTTACCGTGTTTTaccatgttgttgttgttgttgtgtgtgtgtatcaggtTGTGATGATCGGTGATGATCTGGTCAATGATGTGGGCGGAGCTCAGTGCTGCGGGATGAAGGGTCTTCAGGTCAGAACCGGCAAATAcaggtcagtgtgtgtgttgaaAGTCACAATAGAAATCAAGCTGAATTAGTTACATGCATGAGCCGTGTGTGAGCAGCAGGTGGCGCTGCTGTCCAGTGTTTGCAGCTGCTTCGTGATTGTGGCACTTACAGAAAGCACAAGATATAAATCAACAACAAAACGACCGTTTTCAACAAGAAGcaaacaacaaatcagcatcaGATCAAATCCAAgactgacaaaaaataaatataaaaatgaattatttatttataagtaaataattattaaatagtaataaataatataacttatattaattcatattgtgattaataattatgctattaatcaaaaatacaaaacacagtaGTTTGCGTGTACCATGTTATATTTTCTAAAGTTGGAGTAGTCTTCTGTCAGTCAGTCTGGTAATGTTGAGCAGCTTCTTTTGAGGAATTGAACATGTGATGTCACACTCTATCCGCTCAGTGCTCCTCCTCCAATCAGATCATCTGAACCCTCTGTAAGCCCCTCCCCTTCCATAGGTCATGTGAATGATTCATGTTTGTAGCAGATACTCAGTGTGTAAACATCAACAACTCTGAGGAAGTGAGTTTGACGGCAGCGTCACGCATCATTAGGCATCCGCAGCCGCCCGCGTGTTCTGATTGGATGAAACTAACGAAGAAACAAACTCCCACGACCGGCAGCCGTTATCAGACGATCCAGGGATTTGAGTGACGTCACTAAATAAACCCGTTTCCTTTGAATTCATTTGATCTTCTGACCCGCTGGCCGATCTTCACGTTCTTCGTTTGGatcagtttctcagaaaacaaaacaaatgtgtggTGATTTATGAAttcagatatttgtactggacaACCAGGCAGAAACTAGTCTGCGGTGATGCGTCTTTAATTCAGCGGTGCGACCGGTTTTTCTCAGATCACATCCATCAGCCGCCCACCGCCGCAAATGAGTCCGTCTTTCCTGTTGGTCCGCCACAATCAGATCCTGACTGTAAACATCTAAACACGCCACGACAGAAACGTCAGGCCTCCAACGCTTCATTCCCTCGCATCACGCACTGTAAACTACATACACCAAAATAAACGAGCTGGAACTGCTGCTCACGTCATCAGTTAAAGATTTGATACATCAAAAAGCTCCACCCCCTCGTCAACCTGTGATTGGTCAAACTCCagatgacctttgacctcacaCTCACCGCGCTGCTGTCCGTCAGAGCGGCAGAACTCAGAGGAACTGTTGATTACCTGCAGCGCGTCTCTGATTAGTGTTTTCTGTCCCGCAGGCCGAGCGACGAGCAGCACCCGAGCGTGAGAGCCGACGCTTACGTGGACGACCTCGCCGCCGCCGCGGACGCCATACTGACCAATCACTGATCAGGAATGACACTAGTAATTGATGAAGTACTGTAGGATCACACTGATGAAGCTGCACTGAGTCATGAAGAAAACTGTGATAGCCagatgaataataaatatgtaaataatatagtCAATAACACTTGACTTGGAGCCTTtatgtttaatgcattataaaagtattcatAATGTAATTACAATGCATTGTATCTTTTCATAAGTAATTTTAAGCAaagttaaatgcattataatattcaAAGGTTTGGcatgtgttttaatgcattatactttACAAAGGTGTAACAGTAAATAGATGAAGTGTTTTATTGTACTATAACTGTGGTTACAATTAAGCGATCATACAATGCATTACAGAGCAGAATTAATGCATCGAAACCACTTTTACAAAGCATTATACACAAAGGCTTTAAATGTTATGAAAATAGTCTTTTTAGGACAGTTATGTAATATTTGTGTATCTCCATGAATGATAATCCTCCTGTTTTCACACAGTGATTGTTTTAAATCGACATTCAGCTCAACAAACATCatgttgaataaaacattattttcgcATTCACGAATTTGCTGATAAATACATGCGCCTTAAGTGTCACTAAACTAACGTCACGATGCAAAACGAATCTGCGTATCTGGTTCTCTTCACGCAGAAGATCATGTGATGTTTGCCGAGCTCCGGTGATTCTGCTTCACGTGGAGTGTGAGCTTCGTTCAGGACAATAGCTGGAAATCTGCGTGATGTTGATGTTTGCTGGCAGACATGAAACGCCGCAGAACAAACATCATCACGCAGATCTGTTGTGGAAGTGGAGCAGAGGTCAACGCACACAGACGCCTTTGTGTTTCTCATCTGCGCTCATTTCACAACACGCTGCTCCGTCTCACTCCAGATGAAGCTGAATAAAGAGCAAACGCTGCTGCTGGAGCTTCTGATCCTGATGTGAAACAGACACTTTAATTCTAACACAGCAGACTCCTCAGATTCTCCACGGTCATTTGCTATCATATCTGGTCATCTAAATGACTTTTAACCCTCACACAGGAGGCTACAGTGAAATAAACAggtctaataaataataaataataataataataaacaatctAACAGCAGTCATTCATCCATGTTACATTACATTTGGCCTGACGAGCTCAAGACAAAGTTTTTCTTGTTCtgatttttgcagtttttttggtttaatatgCAAATCAGATTATTGACCCAAACTGCAGTCCCAGAGAGTTCAAACACGTTTACGTTTACGCACACACTCAAGTGAACGTCACGCTTCTCAGCGCCAAACTCATCTGCGGTCACGACTCATTCAGTCAGGGTGGACGGCTTATTGAATTTAGCATGAAAATGAGGCTACGAAGGCCTTGGATCACAAAACTCAActttcacagctgtttttaatcaACTGAAAGTTCTGGTCGTTGAAGATCAGCAGCCTCGTTTTCATTCCTGTCAGAAATCACACATGCTGTGACGCTGAGGTCTGTTAttaggggccgttcacacagaacatgtttgtgcatttaaaaacttGAGACGCAGGAAATGAATGATAAAACCTCAAGGTCTTGAGACACAAGGTGAACTTCTTTTACCTTGAGCACTGTGGTTTTAACACATGAGCACAACTGTAGTACGCGTCTGttcattcatatatttacacactACTCTACAGCCATTTTGGTACACACAGTGTTAGTAGTGAAAACACAAAAGACACAAAgtgcacaaaaacatttgacttcaGGGTAGCTTTTACTTGATCACTGATTAATTTAGTTGTTTGTCTTTGCTGTAAAATGCTTTGAGAAAGCaacttttaaagtcattattaattaataattgcaCTCGGATGACAAATTAACCTTACAAAGCTCATAGACGAGACACTAGTGCGCATAGAGCGTCATATGGGACACAACTATAGTCCCTTTCACACAGCATTCCTGGTAAATTGCCATAAAATTACCAGTATGACTGAACCGGTGAATACGCAAACATGCTGTTCACACAGACAACGGCGTTCTGGCTTTTTACTGGCAACACAGCGGTCACACAACAGCACCAAAATGCTGTAAATTCTGTGATGTCAGTCATCACAAACTCTCTTTAAAAGCCACATCGCTGTCTTCTTTCACCCACATGAGTAGAAGCACTTTACTTTCACTATCTGTCAAATTGGACAGCGTTGAGTTGACACATCTGAGTGACGGGCATAAGGGGACGATCAAACAGAGCACGTTTTTGCTCCCGTAAACGAGACACGAGCAGAAGTATCCAAGTGCAGAGCCGCAGCCCTGATGAATGGAACAGAAGGCCGGGTCTCGAGCGCAACATTTCGACAAAGCTTACAcagtttacatagaaaaaccaatgaaaaaagaaaaaagcagcaGAGCTCTGTAAACAGCTCAGAGTGATCACATCATCTCCATAAGACGGCTACGATTGACCAATCTGGATCAAAGACTTTATTCATCAGCGCGTTCTACATGCTCATACCGGCGATCTTCATTCTGTGTTCACAAAGAGCACATTGGCGCtaatttactggtaatgttaCAACTTCTCATTCCGGTTTATTGGCAGAACAGATTTACTGGTATTTTTGAAAAAGtcctgttcacacacacacacacacaatctcttaacagtaatttaatactgataatttaccagtaaagactgtgtgtgtgaaaggggcttTATATGAGACACTGGATGGGTTTGTGGAGAAGCACAGAATCCTGATCTGGACTGAGCTGCAGGTTCAGGGTTTGAGATGAAGCAGACGTGCAGATCTAGTGTTGACAgttaatgagtgaaataagaGCTGCTGACGCAGATCACACTGACACAGCACTGCATTCTGGAACATTTCATCAGATCACCGCTTCAATAACAGTCACAAATGGAAATGATGTCGTGATCAAACATACGGACACACGTCCTGCTGGACAGGAAATGAGGAGTGACCAGACGggcattcacacacacacacacacacaagctgtGACAGACAGGTCTCAGACTGTACAACTACAACGAAAGAAAGAGACCTTGTTAAATACAGTGTGAGGAATGAACTTCCTGTGTGTTTGATCTGTATTTCCTGTTAAGATCAGAGCGGCTTGCTGTGCAGTAAACGACATTAGGACCTTATTGTGTTTTAGATCTCGTCTCTGCCATTACTCAGAGGATGGCGTGATGTCACGTGATCATCATACCAGTCTACAGAACCTCAGTGAGACACTCTCAGAGGAAGTGCTCTCATCTCAACAGGAAATGGCTGCCCTCTCAGTGTGTGTGACTGTATGTGTGCTGCTTGTGTGATCTGACTTTCAGTTCTGGTTCATATTCCTAAAATacagcaagtgtgtgtgtgtgtgtgtgtgtgtgtgtgaaggtcTGGCATTTTCATAAAGTGCATCTCATGAATATACAGATAATCTTTCACCCCAATAAAAGCAGAAATTAAAGTGAGCATAAAAGCAAAGCCCGAGATCATTtccattattatcattattgtgacattattttcatgctaATTAAGCACATTAATGTAATACAGTGATGAAAATCACCATCATCACtgacacttctgactttttttaataaactgagcTTGAATAAAGCGCAGTCTATCAAACAGCACTTCAGCATTACTGTAATGAGATTTATTCCCATTATACTCATTTGCTTCATTGTCAGGAAAATAATGTCACATGCCCAGTGGAAAATGTCATTCTAGTTTATTTCACGTAAGAATCAGTCACGCACGGCGCTcttacaaacacattaaaatgctgtttattcatagagaaataagtacatttactTCTGTAGTTATTCAAcgtaaaaagacaaaaatagatCTAATAGCTTTTTTCACCAGTGAGGAACTCAATTACCTGatattactactgttatacATCTGAAGCCCTTTAacacgagtgtgtgtgtgtgtgtgtgtgtgtgtgtgagagcacGAGCGTTTCTCACGTCGGCTCTAATTGTTCCTGCTAATCTAAACGCATGCGCGTTCTCACGCGTTCTTCACCCTGAGTCGATTACGTGTGTCCCGCGTCCACTTACTGAAGCGCTCGTCCGTAATAATCCAACGGGAATGCTGGGAATCATCTCAGTTCCTCTCGATCTGCTCGATGTCCAGTTCTCCGCCCAGCTGGAACGAGTCCCGCCCCCTCCGGCTGCAGAGCCCCGCCCACAGACACTCACGCTCCTTCCCTCCGCCCCGCCCCGCCGGCCAGCTGGCCTCTGATTGGTGGATGACGGCGTCCTCTTTGGTCTGGTGCCGGTCGGGCGTGACGTTACCCTCGTCGTGGAGCGTCTGCTCGTCTCCAGTGAATCCTGGACAGCTGAGACTGTGAAAGTCCTGCAGCTTCTGCGGACAAACACACACGTGGCGTCAGCTGCAGCGAGTTACCGCTCGACCAAGACGGTTTTTAATGCCGTCTAAAGTACAGGAATGACGTCAACATCAAACTTCTGGCTTTTTCCAGCtaaagtccataatccataataacacttcctccagtgaaaagtcCATCTcatgttgtctctcacatcaaaatccagccacatatttgtttagagctgttttggcttgtaaacggtgcttggtctgtgcagatttctctcttgattcagaccagaccactttttcaccgaaggaagcgttattatgaattatggccTCAGATTTTcgtttaaaatgtcttaatgatgaatgatttgtttcagcttttgtcttctccaAGTGttaactggagtggtgtggattactctgatgtttttatcagctgttttgactctcattctgacgttTGAAGCCAAACTTAAATATGTCTCGATGGATTTGTTCTGTTGATCATATTGTCTGATATTTCACTAATGACAACTAACTGACCAGCTCTTATTCATTACATCAGGCTTCTTTACCATAGAAAcagaatatttaatttgtaaatggaGCCGTTTTTCCACTGACACAATGATcaacattgtgtgtgtgtgtctacagCAAACAATAAACACAGACACAGTGAGGGCTGTGCTCATGTAATGGTTCAGTTCTCGTTCCTGGAATCAGTGTGTTAACCAGATGACCTCTGACCTTAACAAGGTGATCAGCGACTACAGACGTGCAGTTGATCAGAGAACATCACTGGAGAGTTAGTATGGGGTTtaagggtgctttcacacctgtagATCGATTGCTTTGTTTCGAAACAGGGATTAAAATGACTACAATGGTGTTTTTATTCTTGGTGTGGTTCGCTTTCACACGGCAAAGTTTCTAAATCGGCCAAATGTGATAATACAAGTGTGCAAAAACAGCTTTGCTGGCTTactgttgcatttttttgtagctgtcattgtattaatttgtcattttgagCAAGAGCTTAGaagaacacatttttaaaatacacctaCTACAAAGAGAGCAATGAAAATGTGAATGGCGAAGATGTGCCCACACACAGACACTcacaggttcattttaagcggtatcagcaaaacaacaaagctacCGCTGTTCACCGAACTGTAATTACCCATTATACGCTGTGATATAGCCTGGTTCAGTGGTCCGTTGGATCGGATTGCTTTCTCACTACAACCGAAGCGCTCCAGAGTTCGTTTCAATCGAGCCGAGACCACCTCGTTCAGGTGATTTTGGACCGATTGTTTTGGCACGGATCCAAGTGCGAATGCCATGTTCACATATTCCGAAACAAAGTGgcaggtgtgaaagcaccctaaTACAACAGTGATTAAGACTGAAACAGACTCATGTCCTCATCTAGTGGAAACCCAATGATTGCAGTATTCATTTAGGAACACACACACGCGGGTGTGACTGACCTGTGTCATCTTGAGCAGGTCCAGTGAAGGCCTGTGTTTGTGAGAGTCCGCCGGTCTCCTCCGCTTCACGCCGGTCTTCTTGTCGTTGTGGACGCAGGGCTGCGAGCGGCTGCGGGCGAGTCCCTGACTGCGGCGACGCTCCATCTCCGGGGTGGAGTCGGGCGAGCTGGACTCGGCGGGGCAGATCTGTTCGTGCGAGAGGTAGAGAGCCTGTGGAGTCTGCGGGGACGCGGAGAAGGCGGCGAAAGGGAAGCCGTGGCCGAAAGGCTCCGGCAGATCGGTGCGCGTCGGCAGGCTGAAGCTGGAGCTGCGCTGCATGGCGGGAAACCCGGATGGAGCGAAGGCCCCGCGCTGAACGCTTCCCCCGCTGTGACAGCGGCGCTTCTCCACGGACGTCCACACGCGCGATCCTTGCGGCCGCCACGAGGAGCGACAGCCCAGCTCGTCGGAGCAGGACAGCGAGCGGCACTGGCGTTTGCTGGGCGGCGCGGCGCTGCCGGGAGAAGCTTCGCTCAGACTCAGGTCGCGCAGCAGACCGCTGATGCCGCCGCTGGCGGCGCCCGCCTCGCGAGCGGAGCACGTCTCTCGCACGCTGTCCCACAGGCTCTCCAGACTGGAGCCCACGGGCCGCTGCTGGACGCCACGCACCCCGCCGACCTCCGGCCAGCGTCCAGACTCTACAACACACAACAACTGCCGTGAGAATCGGAGACGTGATGAACCGAAGTTAAATACATCTGCTGTGTTTCATTACAGTTAAATACATTTGTTGTTTCGTTACAGTTTGAGATGCTTTAACATGCAACAAACACCTTCACAAACCTGTaataagaaagaaaagagaaatgCTGCACTTCCAACAAGTTTGATAGTTTAGTGCTTGAAAATGAAGAACGTATTTTTACAATTgtattgtaaattgtattttcattttaattgtacattttaaattacagctgcaatttgtataagaaaaattcagatttttcccAAAATCGTGCAGTCCATCTGCAGGACGACATATAAAATGAACATGTAAGCaaatcacaaaaacacaattaagtGCGTTTTTGAAGCTGCAGTACATCTGGAGGAGGTTCAAGTGTGTGAAGGAGCTTTAAGCGATCAGATAATGATTTACTACTTCCTATGAACGAGGGTCAAAACCCCAGCATAAAACTCAGATCTGATCGAAGAAAATGTATTAAGCTCTAGTCGAGACGCTTCTTTAACACAGCAGAGGCGAACAAAAGAGAAGCAGGAGGGTCGAGTTCACAGGAAGAGCCTGTAGACGTTCACAAACAACACAGCTGTGCTGAGAAACAAAGAGCCAGAAATAGAGCCTTCTGATTGGTGGCAGGCTGCCAGTCGGCTGAACATCTGTGTGTCGAGAGCATGTTTTGGTTACTCGCACTTAATGTGAAATCACTCACACCCCACGAGACCGCTGACCAACTACTGTAGAAACACATCGCCAGCAGTGCGATAAATCATGGAGTTTTTCAGAATGATGTGCAACCTGAGAACATGAGAAACATGTATATCTGTATATTCACACTCTATACTACATGCCCACACTCTTTGCTATACAGTAgccaacatttgaagtggatcaaaaaagtttatcagagttgtcctaagacaagaacaggtattgtacTGGTTTTAGGACAGCTTTGATGAAAGgttctgatccacttcaaatgttgactactgtatacccTCTATACTACATACTTTTGCCagctttttatactttttatactaCATGCTCACCCTATGCTATATATACACTCAATACTACATACTCACACTCTATACTGTGTACTGACACTATGCTATATACACGATATACATACTCACAATATGATATATACCCTTTATACAACATACTCAATACTATATGCTCAGACTACATTACGTACTTGCACTATGCTATATACCTCTATACTACACTCAATACCACATACTCTCACTCTATACTACATACTCTCCCTATGCTATATACATTCTATACTACATGCTCACACTCTATACAATATACCTCCTATACTACATACTCACACTATGCTATATACCCCCTATATTATATACTCCAACTGCATACTATATACTCAAACTCTGTATTATACAGTCACACTACATACTCTATATTATATGCTCACAATCTGTACTATATAGTCACTCTATACTACATACTCACACACTATACTATATACTTACTATcaaaactatcatcatattttatacacacagaaactcaAAGGTCTTCAGGACAACCCATCAAAGTATAaattcggtttaacttgaaattgtgacaaaaatatattactgttgCACAGCAGAAAGTAATTCTCAAAGTAGTAGaagaagtaataataataatacattttaaatttaaaatgaatggttacatttatttgattgcattttaaaagaataaattgttaatattttgaccaccactgtttttgataataaatttgtattattgcataaatccagaaaaattaaaacggacaacacagaatttctgtaaaaaataaaacatttcatattgccatattactgtaaaaaatgtaatgaaatattaagttCTTAAAGTTTTATCAATGCAAttgattagacatgcttttaaattatttttaattacatataaccactaaaaacagaaaaaaacattaaatgcaaacagaaaataaaataatctgcaaaaatgtaagTTCTAATGGCATCTAAGGGTGAGCAAATGCTTAATCACCAGCATTAAAATTATGTGGGGGACCTTGAACCATTTTCTCCCCGTAGGGGGTCCCTTCAGATGGCAGCGTGTGGCTCAGGTTCACACCCAGCGGATCAGAACAGCAGCATGTCTGGTTGCGGAGGGGCATTTTTCTCAAGTCAAAAGCAAAAATGCTTTGGCCGTGGGCACACCGCAAAACAAAGACAGCCTAACCAGCGCACACCGCTGTGGGCCAGCGTTATATGCCATCGATCTGACGCAGCACAAAACCCTATTGATCAGTCAACTCTGTTTATTCCA
Proteins encoded in this window:
- the fam53b gene encoding protein FAM53B is translated as MCVAMVIIHTKTLEKKAVDDVTSTESLPLHEPPTMSQGTALFSCGIMESGRWPEVGGVRGVQQRPVGSSLESLWDSVRETCSAREAGAASGGISGLLRDLSLSEASPGSAAPPSKRQCRSLSCSDELGCRSSWRPQGSRVWTSVEKRRCHSGGSVQRGAFAPSGFPAMQRSSSFSLPTRTDLPEPFGHGFPFAAFSASPQTPQALYLSHEQICPAESSSPDSTPEMERRRSQGLARSRSQPCVHNDKKTGVKRRRPADSHKHRPSLDLLKMTQKLQDFHSLSCPGFTGDEQTLHDEGNVTPDRHQTKEDAVIHQSEASWPAGRGGGKERECLWAGLCSRRGRDSFQLGGELDIEQIERN